A portion of the Mesobacillus sp. AQ2 genome contains these proteins:
- a CDS encoding PH domain-containing protein: MEKDFYFSKLRIAVLFFFISLVTIGFSWGFLSMMSEPEGNGGGLVLFGAIILILGWSLVFLGKTFFQKEANVTISDRGLTLRGKAGPGFIPWEDIEGILPYEVHNNATLGIILKDEEYYLNAMPKGGQRLARLNVKTGFPAFNIGLSNIKDKQGLIDFLLEMKVPFFIEADENELVDQEKETNMQ; encoded by the coding sequence ATGGAGAAAGATTTTTATTTTTCCAAGCTGAGGATAGCGGTCCTGTTCTTTTTTATCAGTCTCGTGACCATCGGATTTAGTTGGGGATTCCTCAGCATGATGTCAGAACCAGAGGGAAATGGGGGAGGACTTGTATTGTTTGGGGCAATCATCCTGATTCTTGGATGGAGTCTGGTCTTTCTCGGAAAAACTTTTTTCCAAAAAGAGGCCAATGTAACAATCAGTGACCGCGGTCTCACATTAAGAGGGAAGGCAGGACCTGGCTTCATTCCCTGGGAAGACATTGAGGGGATTCTGCCATATGAGGTACATAATAATGCGACACTGGGCATTATCCTTAAGGATGAGGAATACTACCTGAATGCAATGCCAAAGGGAGGTCAGCGTCTCGCCAGGCTGAATGTCAAAACAGGATTTCCGGCTTTCAATATAGGCCTGAGCAATATTAAAGACAAGCAGGGGCTCATCGATTTCCTGCTTGAAATGAAAGTCCCATTCTTCATTGAAGCGGACGAGAATGAGCTTGTTGACCAGGAAAAGGAAACGAATATGCAGTAG